A single bacterium DNA region contains:
- a CDS encoding tetratricopeptide repeat protein: MKAITIFAIFFLFSSSAYSYSQSDTELFQLSDTNRKKAEKHFVLAEKHVDSKKIKKAIKCYKLALKYNPVYAEAYYNLGRIYDKQNKPDKAISQYALALKYNPKYTKAYNCLIEIYKKLGQIEQMAGHYKFAISYDPKYSWAYFNLAGLYFDINNTPDAIKNLKLAVKHSPQYSDSYNNLGVIYWKQGKLEKAEEQYKLAIEHDPKHVASYNNLGAVYLQEDKLEQAEKQLKLAIKYDPEFYYAYYNLGLVYLKQAKPEQAIAQMKFAVSNNPKLSDPSNNSGIAYYQREWRN; encoded by the coding sequence ATGAAAGCAATCACCATATTTGCAATATTTTTTCTGTTTTCCTCTTCCGCGTATTCTTATTCTCAATCAGACACAGAGCTTTTTCAGCTCTCGGATACAAATAGGAAAAAGGCTGAGAAGCACTTCGTCCTTGCAGAAAAACACGTTGATAGTAAAAAAATTAAAAAAGCTATCAAATGCTATAAACTCGCCTTAAAATATAATCCTGTATATGCTGAGGCCTACTATAATCTAGGAAGAATATATGATAAACAGAATAAACCGGATAAGGCGATATCTCAATACGCGCTTGCTCTTAAGTATAATCCTAAATATACCAAGGCTTATAATTGTTTAATAGAGATTTATAAAAAACTTGGGCAAATTGAACAAATGGCAGGGCATTACAAGTTTGCCATCTCTTATGACCCCAAATATAGCTGGGCATATTTTAATCTCGCCGGGCTCTATTTTGATATAAATAATACTCCAGATGCCATAAAAAACCTGAAGCTTGCCGTAAAGCATAGTCCTCAATATTCTGACAGTTACAACAATCTTGGAGTTATTTATTGGAAACAGGGTAAATTAGAGAAAGCTGAAGAGCAATATAAACTCGCTATTGAGCATGATCCTAAACATGTTGCTTCTTATAATAATTTAGGCGCTGTATATTTGCAGGAGGATAAGCTGGAACAAGCCGAAAAACAATTGAAACTTGCTATAAAATACGACCCGGAATTTTACTACGCTTATTACAATCTGGGACTGGTTTATCTAAAACAGGCAAAACCGGAACAAGCCATAGCTCAAATGAAATTTGCTGTCAGTAATAATCCCAAACTATCTGATCCTTCTAACAATAGCGGCATAGCCTATTATCAAAGAGAGTGGAGAAACTAA
- a CDS encoding 6-phosphofructokinase has product MSTKACGNAVIGQSGGPTCVINQSLVGAIIEAGKHPEIQKFYGALHGIKGILDENFIDLGAQNSSVLEKVANTPSAALGSVRKKPTEEECEKIFKIFKKNNIRYFFYIGGNDSAETADIINQLANKSGYDLTSYHIPKTIDNDLLVTDHCPGYGSAAKFVAMAIMGDNLDNGAIPGIKVNIIMGRHAGFLTAASALGRQHENDGPHLIYVPEIPFSKEKFIKDVKDVYNRLGRCQIAVSEGISDDKGNSIFQSGVKDAHGNVQLSGSGGLGDMLIELIKQNIPGKLRARADTFGYLQRCFPCIVSESDAEEARRVGEFAVKSAVESDLKDGSVAIKASGLFITPLHSVAKNTRGMPRDYMNEQGNNVTEKFLAYARPLVGKLPELGRLKT; this is encoded by the coding sequence ATGAGTACTAAAGCATGTGGAAATGCTGTTATAGGGCAATCAGGTGGACCAACGTGTGTTATTAATCAGAGCTTAGTTGGCGCAATAATAGAAGCAGGCAAACATCCGGAAATTCAAAAATTTTATGGTGCATTGCATGGCATAAAAGGAATACTTGATGAGAATTTTATTGATTTAGGAGCACAGAACTCCTCAGTTCTTGAAAAAGTAGCTAACACACCATCTGCTGCACTGGGATCCGTAAGGAAAAAACCTACTGAAGAGGAATGTGAAAAAATATTTAAGATATTCAAGAAGAATAATATCAGATATTTCTTTTATATTGGAGGTAATGATTCAGCAGAAACAGCAGATATTATAAATCAACTTGCAAACAAATCAGGCTATGATTTAACGTCTTACCATATACCAAAGACTATTGATAATGACTTGCTTGTTACTGACCACTGTCCGGGCTATGGTTCTGCGGCAAAATTTGTTGCAATGGCAATAATGGGTGATAATCTTGATAACGGTGCTATCCCTGGAATTAAAGTTAACATTATTATGGGGAGACATGCAGGGTTTTTAACTGCCGCTTCTGCTCTTGGCAGACAACATGAGAATGATGGCCCGCATCTGATCTATGTGCCTGAAATTCCATTTTCAAAGGAGAAGTTTATCAAGGATGTTAAAGATGTTTACAACAGGTTGGGACGATGCCAGATAGCGGTTTCTGAAGGAATAAGTGATGACAAAGGCAACTCGATTTTTCAATCCGGAGTTAAGGACGCTCACGGAAATGTACAATTGAGCGGTTCCGGAGGACTTGGAGATATGCTGATAGAGCTTATTAAACAAAACATTCCCGGCAAGCTTAGAGCTAGAGCCGATACATTTGGTTATTTACAAAGATGTTTTCCCTGTATCGTTTCTGAATCGGACGCAGAAGAAGCAAGACGTGTTGGAGAATTCGCAGTAAAGAGCGCTGTGGAAAGCGATCTCAAAGATGGAAGCGTTGCAATAAAAGCAAGCGGACTTTTCATAACGCCCCTTCATTCTGTTGCTAAAAATACACGAGGCATGCCCAGAGATTATATGAACGAGCAGGGCAATAATGTAACAGAAAAGTTTCTTGCATATGCAAGACCTTTAGTAGGTAAATTACCTGAATTGGGAAGGTTAAAAACATAG